A genomic segment from Desulfuromonadales bacterium encodes:
- a CDS encoding carboxymuconolactone decarboxylase family protein, producing the protein MTQEKNDYARGIGTLTRLVGEKQAEAIIARFRLLSPAFENEAISVVFGRTWSREAIDPRTRSLCSVGILAALGRHGALRIVFGIALENGASVEEITEALLQVAIYAGYPAALDALPVLAAVLEGSGREPMVAGS; encoded by the coding sequence ATGACTCAGGAGAAGAATGATTACGCGAGAGGTATTGGGACACTCACAAGACTCGTCGGTGAAAAGCAGGCTGAGGCGATCATCGCCCGTTTCAGACTGCTGAGCCCGGCGTTCGAGAACGAAGCCATATCCGTGGTCTTCGGCCGGACATGGTCCAGAGAGGCGATCGACCCCAGGACGCGGTCCCTTTGCAGCGTAGGTATCCTTGCGGCACTGGGCCGCCATGGCGCGTTGCGCATTGTATTCGGCATCGCTCTTGAAAATGGCGCATCCGTTGAGGAGATAACAGAGGCGTTGCTGCAGGTCGCAATTTATGCAGGATACCCGGCCGCGCTCGATGCGCTTCCCGTCCTGGCGGCGGTGCTTGAGGGGTCCGGCCGGGAGCCGATGGTGGCAGGCAGCTGA
- a CDS encoding 3'-5' exonuclease: MYLFFDTETTGVPRNYKAPASDLKNWPRLVQIAWLLADEEAHEVSSAEYIVKPEGFSIPKDAAVIHGITTEFALRNGVDLQSVLAAVAAAVDKASVLVAHNMQFDEKILGAELLRAGYPNVVEAKNRRCTMQAATDYCRLPGPYGFKWPTLQELHLKLFKESFEGAHRALADVRACARCYFELKRLKVMA, encoded by the coding sequence ATGTACCTGTTTTTTGACACAGAGACAACCGGAGTTCCCCGGAACTACAAGGCCCCGGCATCGGACCTGAAGAACTGGCCGAGGCTGGTCCAGATTGCCTGGCTGCTCGCCGATGAAGAAGCGCACGAAGTCTCGAGCGCCGAATACATAGTAAAGCCCGAAGGCTTCAGCATCCCCAAAGATGCCGCTGTGATCCACGGCATCACTACCGAGTTCGCGCTGCGAAATGGAGTCGACCTGCAGTCCGTCCTCGCTGCCGTCGCAGCGGCTGTCGACAAGGCGTCCGTACTGGTTGCGCACAACATGCAGTTCGACGAGAAAATCCTCGGTGCCGAGCTCTTGCGCGCCGGTTACCCGAATGTCGTTGAAGCAAAGAACCGAAGGTGCACGATGCAGGCGGCAACAGACTACTGCCGCTTGCCAGGCCCCTATGGGTTCAAATGGCCGACGCTGCAGGAGCTGCACCTGAAGCTCTTCAAGGAATCCTTCGAAGGCGCGCATCGGGCGCTCGCCGACGTCCGGGCTTGCGCGAGGTGCTATTTTGAGCTGAAGCGCCTCAAGGTCATGGCCTGA
- a CDS encoding alpha-amylase family protein, producing the protein MRDVILHAFNWPCSAVAARARAIAASGYGAVLLPPPLYSDEHGADWWQRYQPKDYRVVRSFLGDKAELMQAIEALHDEGVRVYTDLVFNHMANEKGRRDDPFNFPGEAELARYRRERTSFERDRLYGDLDVGLFSPWDFNPDGDIHNWNDLHESQEHRLSGLPDLDLSDWVIEQQRSCLLALNDLGFDGYRIDAIKHLPREHILRVFQIPEMAGEFVFGEALTANDGEENLFLWPLVDSTAISFYDFPLHETLRRVFSPAGSMRELVDPAACRQALPWHRGVTFSITHDIPYNDGFRWQMLDPRDEFLANAYILGRDGGVPLVFSDHNESADRHGSDRDRWNEAWRRADTVAMIAFHNAVHGTRQRSLFEHDGFIVFARGEGGIVAINKTAEWQHPRLWTFGLHHGRYRCLLHGYDMQVADDHLELAIPPRQAQMWLHQG; encoded by the coding sequence ATGCGCGACGTGATCCTCCATGCCTTCAACTGGCCCTGTTCGGCCGTGGCCGCCCGGGCGCGGGCCATCGCCGCAAGCGGCTACGGCGCGGTGCTGCTCCCCCCGCCGCTCTACAGCGACGAGCACGGCGCCGACTGGTGGCAGCGCTACCAGCCGAAGGACTACCGGGTCGTCCGGTCGTTTCTCGGGGACAAGGCCGAGCTTATGCAGGCCATCGAGGCCCTGCACGACGAAGGCGTGCGGGTCTACACCGATCTCGTCTTCAACCACATGGCCAATGAAAAGGGGCGGCGGGACGATCCCTTCAACTTCCCGGGGGAGGCGGAATTGGCGCGCTACCGCCGCGAACGCACCTCCTTCGAGCGCGACCGGCTCTACGGCGACCTGGACGTCGGCCTGTTCAGCCCCTGGGACTTCAACCCGGATGGGGACATCCACAACTGGAACGACCTCCACGAATCCCAGGAACACCGCCTCTCCGGCCTCCCGGATCTGGACCTCAGCGACTGGGTGATCGAGCAGCAGCGCAGCTGCCTGCTCGCCCTGAACGATCTCGGGTTCGACGGCTACCGCATCGATGCCATCAAGCATCTTCCCCGCGAGCACATCCTGCGCGTCTTCCAGATACCCGAGATGGCAGGGGAATTCGTCTTCGGCGAGGCACTCACCGCCAACGACGGGGAAGAGAACCTCTTCCTCTGGCCGCTGGTCGACAGTACCGCCATCTCCTTCTACGACTTCCCTCTGCACGAAACCCTGCGGCGCGTCTTTTCCCCTGCGGGAAGCATGCGGGAGCTGGTCGACCCGGCGGCCTGCCGCCAGGCGCTCCCCTGGCATCGGGGGGTCACCTTCAGCATCACCCACGACATCCCTTACAATGACGGCTTCCGCTGGCAGATGCTCGACCCCCGGGACGAGTTTCTCGCCAACGCCTACATCCTCGGCCGCGACGGCGGCGTCCCCCTGGTCTTCTCCGACCACAACGAGAGCGCGGACAGGCACGGCTCTGATCGCGACCGCTGGAACGAGGCGTGGCGTCGCGCCGACACCGTCGCGATGATCGCCTTCCACAACGCGGTGCACGGAACCAGGCAGCGCTCCCTCTTCGAGCATGACGGGTTCATCGTTTTCGCCCGGGGCGAGGGCGGCATCGTCGCCATCAACAAGACCGCCGAGTGGCAGCACCCGCGCCTCTGGACCTTCGGCCTGCACCACGGCCGCTACCGCTGCCTGCTGCACGGCTACGACATGCAGGTCGCAGACGACCACCTCGAGCTCGCCATTCCACCCCGGCAGGCGCAGATGTGGCTGCACCAGGGGTAA
- a CDS encoding sigma-70 family RNA polymerase sigma factor, whose amino-acid sequence MTDKEPGFQEIYSTFQPRILGYLSRMLDRDEAEELTQEVFVKVDKALKEFRGEAQLSTWIYRIATNAALDRLRNPSFRQRGRECVPVDSSAESTAELQDKNVWTGEARQDVDQQLIRREMNSCIREYVDQLPEDYRTALVLSEVEDLKNREIAEILGVSLDTVKIRLHRARARLKESLGSHCNFYLDERSELACDRKKPEER is encoded by the coding sequence ATGACGGACAAGGAACCGGGTTTCCAGGAAATTTACTCGACCTTTCAGCCGCGGATACTGGGCTATCTCTCGCGCATGCTCGACAGGGACGAGGCCGAGGAGCTGACCCAGGAAGTTTTCGTCAAGGTCGACAAGGCGCTGAAGGAATTCAGGGGCGAGGCACAGCTCTCCACCTGGATCTATCGGATTGCGACCAACGCCGCCCTGGACCGGCTGCGCAACCCTTCTTTCCGGCAACGCGGGAGGGAATGCGTTCCGGTCGATTCATCTGCCGAGAGCACGGCCGAGCTCCAGGACAAGAATGTCTGGACCGGCGAAGCCCGGCAGGATGTCGACCAGCAGTTGATTCGCCGTGAGATGAACAGCTGCATCCGGGAATATGTCGATCAACTCCCCGAAGATTATCGGACGGCCCTGGTCCTCAGCGAGGTCGAAGATCTGAAGAACCGTGAGATCGCCGAGATCCTCGGAGTCAGTCTCGATACGGTGAAGATCAGGCTGCACCGGGCCAGGGCCAGGCTGAAGGAGAGTCTGGGCAGCCACTGCAATTTTTACCTGGATGAGCGAAGCGAACTGGCCTGCGATCGCAAAAAGCCTGAAGAGCGCTGA